The Rhododendron vialii isolate Sample 1 chromosome 5a, ASM3025357v1 genome contains a region encoding:
- the LOC131326399 gene encoding metallothionein-like protein type 2: protein MSCCGGNCGCGSGCKCGSGCGGCNMYPDMSFEGSSTTETLIVGVAPQKTYFEGSEMGAAAENGCKCGSNCQCDPCTCK from the exons ATGTCTTGCTGCGGAGGAAACTGTGGCTGCGGGTCTGGCTGCAAGTGCGGCAGCGGCTGCGGAGG ATGCAACATGTACCCTGACATGAGCTTCGAGGGATCATCTACAACTGAGACCCTCATTGTTGGCGTTGCTCCTCAGAAGAC ATACTTCGAGGGATCTGAGATGGGAGCGGCAGCAGAGAACGGCTGCAAGTGCGGATCCAACTGCCAATGCGATCCTTGCACCTGCAAATGA